In the Mastacembelus armatus chromosome 16, fMasArm1.2, whole genome shotgun sequence genome, CTGACCGATTATCACCCACCTCCTGTGCCATCTCTGCTCTCTGATACTTTACACTTTACCTGCCCATGCAGGTTTTGCATTGTTGATATGCAAGAGCCATTTATAAACCAACAGTGTCCACAACTACTTGGTGTAGGCTCAGTCCCACAGTGCATAAACTAGGGCAATAACATACAATGCACTGCTGCATTACTTGTATTTTTTCCAGAgaaatgctgtattttttcCAGAGAAATGCAGCATAATAGGAGGTTAGCTATAGTGCAAGGTTGCCTATCACCGCCTCTAAAGAAGACAGGCATTTTGAATATTGTCAAAACCTCATGAGACTTTTCTCCACATGGGCTGACCATGCTGCAGCTGGGAGGCAAGCATACATATACTGTTTCAGACAACCAATAACCAGCTTCTGTGTCTCTATGCAAAAAGGGAGGAGAGCAGCCGACTTGTTACTTTACTGGCTTTTGACAGCTGGGGCATAACAGAAGGACAGAAAGTGTGTGAGTTCATGAATGTGTGCgtgagtgacagagaaaaagaaagtgtgtgtgtgtgtgtgcgtacacatgtatatgtgtatgtgtttctgtgtgtgttcatccccatttgcatttgtgtgtgctcGGCCATGTGCATATGTATGCATGGCACAGTGGACCAGAACAGAGCTCTGACAGTAGCAGGACTGCTGCTCGCTGATGCCTGCCTGGAGGAGCTGACAGCGGCCGGGCCTGTCAATCACTGAGCATGCCCACTAGCCCCCCATCCGCATCATCCTATCTTGTTAACTCTAAATCTGGATgggtgctgtttgtgtgtgtgtgcgtatgtgtgtgtgtatgtgtgtcctttTCTCTGATGTGGTTCTGTGCTACAGTTTTAGCTGTGTGAGCGTTGTTTCAGACAGAGATCAATCATAACAAAATGATGAGAAACTGGTACAGGGATTGCTAAGAAACATGCCATGCTGTGAGGCCAATTTTTATATAAACCTGTCCACACAGTAGATAATGATGTCAGTgattattcaaaatatttaagaacTATTAGACTATACAACATCTTGTAAGCCATAGACATATCCCCTATCAAAAAGAGACCAATTTAGTCACGCTGGGTGTATGTTTTATGTCTAAAGTGGTCCACACTCTCTATGATCAACCAAGCACTGGTGCAATTGAGAGAAAGGGAGCAAAAGCTCTTTTAGTCAAAGGTAATTATCTCCTCTTGTCACCCACAATGGATGCCTGCTAATGAGAACTGGATTTGTGATTGGTTGCCCAGCATGTCTGTGGAGACACTCAGCTCTTTTGGTTTTGACCGTAGAGCCTCGGTGCACTGCAGACTGGACAAGTCATTCATCTATGCAAATGCCAGCCAAAATGTGACCACCGTTATATACAGGTTCCATTAGGTTCTTAATTATCAGGAGATAcaggctggtgtgtgtgtgtgtgtgtgtgtgtgtctatgtgtgtctgtgtataacACAGAGAGAAATCTGCTAATATCAGTCTGTtgtctgcatcattttgaaaacCTTCACCAGAACTTATGGAAAAGAAAGGCAATAAGGATGCTGCAATCTTGTAGCTATATTGCTGTTCTTGTACTGGCAATGTTAGTATTATTATACATATTCCCTCAGTTTTAAGCTCATGCTCCTTTACACACTGTCAGATTTAGTTTTTAGTCTTATAGCCTCAAGGCCGGaaataaaaatccaattaaATTCTCTTCTCACTTTAATTAGAATTCAgtaatcagaaaaataaaaaagctctaatttctgaaaactttgcttccTTAGCTTCACCAAACTGTCTGTAGTCATTGTTGGATATATTACCAACCATGCATTATTCACGAATAAACTATGAAAACCTACATCTGTAGGTGATTGAGCTCAATCTTACCAAACAAGACTTAATGACCTACAATGACATAATGTCCATCTGAACCTACTTATGATCTATGTTGCTGTTCATTTTCCAAATGgcactgtcatttttaatgttgcagcagGAGAGATCTGTGTGCCTGACATGGTAATGTCAGGCACCCTAAACTCCAAAAAGGAGCCAGCAGATGTGATGGATGGTGCAGAGGCCAAAAACAGCCTTGCTCTAGATGTGAATGAGGTGAGCTCAGTGAACCAATCAGAGAATCAGAGAACCACAATCTGCTGCTATTACTCCTTCGGTGACCCTTAGTGCTGAGTCtctcatatataaatatatagtgcTGTCTTGTTGTAGGTTTAActtaaatctctctctctctctctatctatctatatatatatatatctatataattcgagtgtgtgtatatatatatatatatatatagagagagagagagagagattcgaatgaataaaaacacataatgcATAATGCTATGTGTGAAACACATAATGCTACACATGTTATCTGGAGGTCTATTTTAAAAATTGCCATTTGTTGTTGCATCTTGGTTGAATAAGGATCAATGACAAATATTATCAATGTATGTGTCTGACATATACCAACATGTCTTTAACAATTGTTGTATGGTAAAACAAGAACTGTAGCACGTCTTTTTTGTATGTATCTATTCCCATGACCCTTTGCACATCTGACCGGATGTTGATTCCTTCATAGACGGAACTGATGGGACGTTTGATGTTCCTACGGAAATATTTCGAGGTCCACGTCTTATCCTATCCCCATAAACCCTTATCTTAAGTGAAACTCTCCCCAAGATGACGACGTTATCATTGTCCTCTGTCGTTATGTTTGAGAAACCATGCGACGTCCATCTGGTTTGTATGGCATTGAGGCAGTTATGCTGCGAGAAATACACGAACATAACGTATCGCTTTATTTTCCTTTGCTGACTATGGTCCACTCTGGTCCGTAAACATAGCGTTTCAACCAGAACCTGCAAGAAAGGTCAGATATTCCCCACACTGTTTTCCAGTCTACGGGGCTGATTAGACTGTGCACTCATTGCGTTTAGTATTGTCCGGGTGTTCCGGAAGGCATCACAAGGTAAACGGCaggagtgtgtttttgtggtgcTAACAAACTGGTCGGAGGAAAAGCAGGATTGCTCCTCATGAATGGATATATCGATCTACGGTTACTGTAAATGTAGTTCATGTCCCGTCCGCTTTGTTTGTAGCTTTGTCATAGCTAGCTGGAGACGCTGCCTGGTGTTTTGACAGCCCGTGCTGCCTGTGGGCTAACTGGCTAACTGGCTAACGGGCTTACTACCAGCTGTTTTACCTTTCTGGTAAAGACTCGAGTTAACCTGGGGTCTTCAGAAAGCGACGGTTTTTGGGTGGCGGCAAAAACACCTTTAAAATTAGCCATGTCTCAGTAACGTTATCACCAGTAAAGGACCGGCGTTAGCCTGGATAACTATGTGCTGTTTGTTACACTGTATAATATTAACGCTAGAGCTTAGCTATAGCTAAAAAGTTGTGTTTAGGAAACGCTCCTGCTAAAGGTCTGTCAGCATTTGAAGTGACCGGCAAGCTGCATTTAATTGTCCCCTGATGTTGGTCTGCTGACTTATTTAAAACACTGGTGTTGCTGATCGGCCTGTTCTTGTGTTTACATTGTCCTCGCTGCTGTCCCTTTACAGTGAGTTACATTAGCAGCTGTAGCTAGTCTCCGTGATCAATACCAGGTGTGTTCTCCAAGTCAGACCATATCACACCTGTGGCAGGTTCATAAATTAATCATAAATGATGTAAACAATCAGAGTCCTCTCATCAGCAAGATTTACTTTAACAATCCATAAACCTTTGTCCTTTGAAAGGTTATTGTCCTTTAAAAGTTTGAAAGCCTGATGTGTTTCCAGTGTTCAAAGTACACAAGGAGCTGACAatactcattttattttggaaagctTTTGGGAAAACTTTTATTTGCATTCAGTTAAAATTAAAGTTGAGATAATTTCCTGCAGGACCTGTATTCTGAGGAGTCTTGGACctgctgtgttgctgttctCATTCTTGTATGTCTCTGCCTAACCTACAGGTCATGCATGCAGCTGGACCCCTAGCCTGTGCTTTGTACATCTCCTGCCCTTGAGccagtgtgtttgcagtagGTGGAGGCCCTTCCTCCCTCTAGCCTCCCTTTCTCCCTACTTTCCCTGTCACTCCCAGAGTTCCCTATGTTAACCCTGTTGAGCATGTTTTATTATATCTGTCTGCGGCGGCGCTCCAGGAGTGGGACTCGAGGTGAGGCTCTGACCAGTCGGCGTGCTGTGGAGTCAGGCCAGCGGGCAGTGTTGCCAGTCAGTGTGGAGGTAGAGCAGTATGCCAAGGAGGTTCTGGACTTCAGCTCCCACTATGGCAGTGAGAATAGTATGTCCTACACCATGTGGAACCTTGCTGGGGTTCCCAATGTGTACCCCAGCTCAGGGGACTTCACCCAGACAGCTGTATTCAGAGCTTATGGAACATGGTGggaacagtgtgtcagtgctCCACCACCTTTCCGCCGCACACCTAAAGGTTTCTACAGCCAGGATTATATTGAGTTGGGCTTTGAGGAACCTGTCTACCCTACAGCTGTGGAGGTGCTCGAGACATATTATCCTGGAGCCATTGTCCAGATCCTGGCCTGCTCCCACAATCCCTTCTCCCAGAGCCCACCCACTGATATCAGGTAACAGCAGTCATTGTCACTCATTCGTAGCGCTCCAATAAGATGTTAAGTTAATTAACACTACTaagaaaatcattaaaaacCAGCAAGTGACCATAATTTTGAGGTAGATCCCAGGCCTCTAGACTTTCGAAATAAATAAACCCTCTAAATATTAACCCTCTACTGCACACATTTTGATGGTACATGTTAAAAATTTTTCAACATCATTTACTGATTAACTATGGGCCATTTTATTGCTAAAActaattttttatgtttcaaatgttagagagcaataaaaacagacaatcttccaaaaatgtcaagaaattatgaaacaaaaaattgaaaaacactttttaaacactttcaaacatatttttacatatatgaCTTGAGACAGGTTTAAGTTTGTATTGTCCATTGTCATGTCATATTTATTCTTATGTTGTGAGACATTGCTGTCACTCTGTGAAACTTCACAAAACAGTTCTTCTGTGCTGTGAAACAGAGGTGCATATTACACTTAATACACATCACTTTTGGTGTTACTGTACACCCAGGAACCCTGTATCTTCCCTTGTTGTCACACACTGTTGGCCAGTGTGATGTATGTCCAAGCGGACATCCTGATTTGGAATGGGAGCCGTGGGTCcctgcttcttcctcttctccgCATACTGTTGGGAATCTCACCACTGCTTCACTCTCTcttcttgctttcttttttgGATTTGCACAGACTTTCTGCAATTTAGGATTTGAAGACATACAAGCGCATGTGGTCACTTTTTGTCATCCCATTCTCAGGGCAGTCCCGTCTGTAGATCAGCCTACATGTCACCATTGCCATGTCTATCAAATGAAAGACAAGGCGGTGGTACCACTTTTTTGACCTGATGTTGATGCTATACAGTGCAATCGGTGAATCCAGAAAGTCAACACCGCCCATGTGCTGATTGTATGTGGATACAGCAGCCGGACATGGGACCTTGATCGTTCTCTTTTGGCTTCTGTCCCATCTGTGCACATGAGAGACAGGGTGAGCACCTACGTAGCTACTGAGGAGGTTGACTGACCTGTTGTCATACTATTTTACTGCATGCAGCTGCGTATCTCCAACATTGGCAGTTTTTTCCTGGAAGGATTCACGAGCACATATTTTCAAATCAGCATCTGACATCATGGAACTGCCTGGCAAGCGATTAGAGTGCACTGTACCAAGACAGCGAATGCCTTGCAGGGACAGTGCAAGCATCAGATGGACTGAGCTAAACCAATTGTCAAAGAAAAGCTTGAAATTTTGTTCTTTGGTATTGGCTCTGCATGCTGCAGTACCACATTGCCACTTGCCCCTACATCTGGAAGCTTCTGTGGATGGACAGCTTTCCCAGTGTAAACTTCAAAATTGTGTGGAACACCATCTGATCCAGCAAGGACTAATATTTTGAAACCCCATTTTCTTGGTTTACTGGGTAGGTACTGCTTGAATTTGCTCTTGCCCTTAAATGGCACCATTTGCTAATCCACACACAATGTCTCTTGCATAGGAAGCAGTTTCAGCTTCATGAGGATGTGATTTAGGAGAAGCCGAATCTTGTACAGCTCATCATAGTCACCCATATCTCTTGTGGGCTGGCAACTGTTGTTGCTGAAATGGAGAAATTTTTTGATGGCCTTCTACCACGCAAGTGGCATCACATCAGCAACATGTGAAATGTGGCTATTGTGGGTCCAGAACATGCGGGTGGTAGGAAGACCAAATAGTAACATGTACAGCACAGTGCCCAAGAACTGTTCAAGTTCTTGAACAGTAAGGTTAAACAGTTTTGCAGGGATCGCACTGGATGCTGTACAGGTTTGACTCATGAACAATCAGCTCGAGGATGTCGTCAGAGAAGAGCTTTAAAATACTGGTATGGAGGCAGAATTTCACTGGCTGATGGAGCAGTATGTAACCATTCAGGCTGTACTTGCACGGCTGTGCTGTAACGTTTTCCATCGAGGGGTTTTGGAACAACTGCTGTCATCTTCAGGTGGATTGTCATTGTCATCTTCTTGTtcatcttcactgtcactgGTATCTTGAGTGTCTATAAAAAGTATATATTAAAAAGTAAGCTCTCAGTGCTAATGAAAATACAACCAGAACAACTACACTTAAGCTGTCTGCTTTATGAAATTAAAACCCTATTTGTCTGTTCTGTTCAAACCTTTCTCTCCACTCCACTCTTCGTCACTGTCCTTACTGTCTATGTCACTGTCCTCACTGTCAGATGGGATTTCCCTaacattctgctgctgctgctgctgtgtcctATAGAACAATCTTATGtccatttttctgtcaaaatgtcttAAAAGAAGTAAAATTCAataggaataaaaataatattgcaTTTAAAGCTAGTTTTGTGCAGAAATTTGATACTTTTTAAAACACTCTGATAGGCTGGCATCATTTAAGTTTACATGTACTGGACATGGGGCTTAGAAAAAACTTTCTGTTGCCCAAGGGCAACGCTGTGCTGTAGAGGGTTAATTTCCCTGTAATGTAGTTCAAAATCAGTGTACAGTGAGCAGTCATcgttcattttttttatataagaaAGGAAgtatattttaatacatttttggaCGTGTACCAAATAAATGATTAGTAATATTATCTCTTTTTGTTGTACAACTTGCAGTAATGATTGTGGAATAGATACGTCATTTTTAATAAACTCAAGTTTATTGTGTGAATTAGAAAATTAAAGATGAAAAACCTTGATGTATTTTTGAAACATTGTGTCTGTTGAAATCAGCTGATTTGACTGTcgtcttactattgaataggtgTTATCAGCATTTATCAGCATACATCAGTCagtctcctctatccactcaccccaaccggtcgaggcagatggctgccgAAACTCAGCCccgttctgctggaggttttttcttccgtcaaagggagtttttcctctccactgtcgccaagtgcttgttcataagggatttgttgggtttttttgtgaagtgccttgagatgatttgtattgtgatttagtactatacaaataaatgtaattgaaTTTATAGATAGGTCCGTAGGAGCTTACTACACCTACCGGAGACACTGCGAGTCAATGGCGATTAGTATTAGCAACTAACATTGCTAATGCTAAgctttaggaaataaaatgaacaaaaaaacaaaacacatacagcaTTACCATTAGCAATGTCAGTTgctaatgttttatttcctaaacctgaGACGTTTTGTTTCCTAATCCTAACTGctatgttttatttcctaaacctaaccaagagGTTTTAATGCCAAAATATAACTTAGTATTTGTTGTGCTTAAACTTAGTGACGTAACTTACATAATGTACGTAATGACGACAGTGAAGATGTATGGGATAAAGACGACCTACTGGACCTACCAGTAGATTCAGTAAGTAGGTTCAGTAAGTTCCAGTAGGTGAGCAGGGACCTACTGACGTACGTTGAAAAAcgcctattcaatagtaagacaacagtcaaactgGGTGGTTAAAATTGTTAACCAGCACAACAGTCTGGGGACAGTGAATAAGAATACACCCTCATTCAAACTCATTTTCAGATGTGATCAGCCACTCATTCTTAGTCAGATGGTCTGCCATGATCAGGCATCATTTGTAATGTCTTTAACAGCAATATACCTTTTTGCCTCCTTTGTTACCAGTGTCAAAATAAACATACTAGGACCTTTAACAGTTGaataaaattaatcaaattttcaCAGTCTATTTTTGAAGGGGACAACAGTCCTTTttgagtcactgttttttttatcaatcTACAGTTAATTTGGAGCCCACAGATTAATAGTGCTATGGCCgtgttttcagagaaaaaaacaaaggaatcGAAGGTCTCCCTTTCATATCCTTCATGACAAACCTGGCGTCCCCCATCCTTCATCCCTTTCCTCTGTCTACGTTAAGGAATGATTGTGTGGCTTTACAATCAAACTCATGGGAAGATTTCTCTTTTCCAGGTGGGAGGTGCTGTGGTCAGGGGAGCCCACTAAGGTGCTGACACCCCAGGCACGCCAGTTTTCCCCCAACATTAAGCACATCAGCTTCCCCACCAACCTGCTCCGTCTGGAGATCAACAGCTCTCTGCTGGACTACTACACTGAACTGGATGCTGTTATCCTGCGCGGGGTAAAAGAGAAGCCCATGCTGGCCCTGTACAAGATGCCAGTCATTGACATTAGTGACCTGAGTGACAGTGAGGACGAGTTGTCTGACATGGGAGGTCCTTTCAGGcaaggaggagacagaaagcaCCAGAGGACAGGCAATGGCTATTTCGACAAACTGCCGTATGAGGTGATTacagagcagaaaaatatatttttgtctaaTCAGTCTGGAGTCTACAAATCCTCAAAGGAATATTGGTAGGGATAGCAATATTTATGACTACTACCAATATAACACTACATTTAATgcatcattttcattaaaaactcATTTATTAAAGGTGCCCTGTGGagttttcttgtaaacaaacaaaggtTCTGCCTACAGTGAGTttcccacccacacacatggTGTATTCTTGAGGCCTAACAAATGTATTGTCAGCATCGGCTTCTTTATAAAACAATGCAACAAGGCAGATTTTAAAATCCTCTATTGTCCGTATCTGTGTTTACCAGTTTACAGTCTTAGTCCCTAcctttttttgtgctttgttaCATTTCTTGTCACATTACTGCCACCTGTAGATCAGTGGAATACTGTGGCAGGAATGTGCACTGTGTCATTTGCGTGCAGGTACAAGAACAACCAAAGAACAACCAAATTGGGAACTTCTTGTAGAGGTCTCTGCTATTCCCAGAAAAGCTGATGGGCACGTATAGAGTTTTGCATTGTCAGTTCGCATGTTAAGATGCTATTTCTTTGAGCACTATAGGGTTGACACTAATATATCAATCAGTCtattggtttatttttttatttatcttttactCTGTTTAATGTGATTAAATAGTAATCCCCATAATGAGTTCCTGGAGCTCAAAGAAAAAACTTCAAATTACCggtatttgtttttctgaccaGCAGTCCAAAACTCAAGCATATTCCTtttataataatacaataatgaTGTTTATATTGCAGACAAATGCTGCAAATCCTCCCTTTTAAGACAGAAACAAGAGATTGCTTAGCACTTTTGCATTataaaggattttaaattaattaatggATTAATTGACTTTTTCAAAACTAATGCACTGTAGCACACTTGCATTTAATTTCCTGATAAAGAGAACTAGAAATAGAAAATTCAAGTTTGCTACATTTTCCCCTTAAACTAATTCATATAATCACAGTGTTTTTTGTCTTCTCCGAATGATTTGTATAAAGCAACTGCTAATAATGATGCAAGGTCATTAATAGCAGCTAGTTCTAATATCACCATATGTATCTGTTCCCTGTATTTAGTATGTATTTtgcaaaaacacatgaacattgTTGAGCCATTGTGACACTTGATCTTGCTCACGCTCACGGACACACAGTCATTTTCATGCCATACAAGGTGTATCATGTTGTGTGAGGACGGCTTCAAAACACCGGCAGCACTCTTGATATTCATTCTCTTATCTCTTCTCCAAACCGCTGCCATTAACAGCAGTCTTCACAACCgtcctgtgtttgtttcagaaaCACAATATAGCTATTATCTGTCAGCTGATACCCGCTTGAACACTGTGTATTGTTAattcactgcaacacacacacacacacacacacacactcggtcACAGTCTTTCTCTTTGAGAGGCACGCGAACACAATGCAAAACAAGCTGGCTCACCTCACTACTGATCCAGCTATCAGTACTTTGTGTTCCCAGATAACCACTATGTAGATGCAATTAGCATTCTCTActctattctgtttttttctattagGTTCTAGTCTAATTTTCTGTATTATACTTTGCTTTCCACTCTGTTCTCTTATCAGATCTAAAGGtctaatgttttgttgtttttgtttcttttttttttttttgcctcatttcCTTCCCCAATGTTTTATCCTTTgctttctcctctcctgtcctaACCCCTGTCCTCATCTTCTGTCCACAGCTCATCCAGCTGATACTGAGCCACCTGACCCTGCCAGACCTCTGCCGTCTGGCCCAGAGCTGTAAGCTGCTGCACCAGCACTGCTGCGACCCACTGCAGTACACCCAGCTGAGTCTGCAGCCCTACTGGGCCCGGCTGAGTGACGACTCTCTGGGACACCTGCAGAGCCGCTGCACCCTCCTCCAGAGGCTCAACCTGTCCTGGACTGGCAACCGTGGAGCTTTCACTCTGAGTGGTTTCAGCAGGTCAGACTAGCAGTGGGCCACAAGTGCTAGAAAATTGAAAATAACCTTGGAAGACTAGGAGATTTGCTAATTTGttattaattttctttcttgttttcccCCTCATACCCATTTCCCTCCCCAGTTTTATGAAGGCCTGTGGTCTCAGTCTGGTCTGTTTGGAGCTGTCATGCTGCCACTTTCTGAATGAGGCCTGTCTGGAGGTCATCTCCCAAACATGTCCAGGGCTGCAGGAGCTCAACCTGTCCTCCTGTGACCGCCTGCACCCACAGGCCTTCATTCACATCTCCAAATTAACGCACCTCCGCAGGCTTGTGCTCTACCGGACAAAGATAGAGGTAGGCATGGTGAACAGTGTATCTGGGTAACCACAATCAAAATGAGATATTCAACTGTGAACTTACATCTGTCTTTTCCAAACAGAGCAGGTCAGCTTTGCTTGGATAATGATATCTCTGTATCCTAAAAGGCTGCCCTTGGGAATATACAGGTTGCTTAGTGATCATAGAAAAATTGCCTCcatgcctttatttttgctggtATTCATTTATATAGAGGAGAATGCTCACTAAGAAGTTATAGTAGGATGTCTGATTCAGAAAAAGATGGGGGTTTCTTGGTGTGCTGTTTTGTCATAAGGTCACAAACTTGCCCAGTGATGCAGACCAGTTTCAGTGGTTCTTTATCTTGAGTTTTATTACAGCTCACTTTTAAAGAACCTATAAGaacaaattagatttttttttcttccgaaaactgtttttgcatttttaagtCACTCAGATGTCAGTACATCCATTTTACATAAATCGCCTCAGTTGCAATTGAGGTGTAAGCTGATAACCAAGAGTACTAGAGAAACCAGTCGTCTCAAAAACTGCACTGACAGTTTAGAACAGTACTGTGACGAGAATGGATGGATTAGGAGACAGTAGCCCCCCCACCCACTGCACGAGCAACAGTGTGATCAGTTTGCGTTGTCTTTTACATCTGGGTTTATGTTAATTCTGTGTCAGTTTCTACTGGTACTGTTTCTTTGTAATTGTTGTGTGACCGTTTAtgtggttttccagctttttgtagttgttttgtagTCATCTCTATGATTGGCCTTGTCCACTAGGCCTGTTCAATAATCCACCAATTAACAAGATGCTAATTAATCTATCTACATGTCATCAAATGCAGTGGATGACGTTTGTAAATAGTCACTGTACCAGTTGACGGATTGAGCTTTATTTTAAAGATGTATTATGCTTGGAAAAATAATTTGTCTGAAATTCACAAATTCACAGTGTCATGAACTCATACAGGTACATAAAGAAAACCTTCAGCTGAGTTTTAGGTTGAGGATGGAGAAACCTTTCCTCCTCAGCACTGATTCCTAGTGGCAAACATCATTATGCACAGTACGCAACTCACACTTTTGAGTGGAGGGGGGCTTTAGTTAAAGTAAATAGTAATTAAACCTGAACACAAAACTTGCGCCCCAATTGCACAAGCCACAAAATAATTATTCAGTGTCAGGAAGAAATTATAGCAGCAACCAAATGCAATATTAACAAGGACTTCTAACTTTTTGTGCAAAAACTGAATTATTTCCTAGTCAGTCCTCATTCTTATCATTGCCCTTTACTATAACACAATGCTTCCTGCTATCTTTagtattaaaacataaaactttcAGAAATCCTGCCGTGATGTAGGACTAATGAGCACAAACCAttcatttgtcagtgttgaGCTCCGTGCAGactattctgtttttgtctttttaagatgAACCAAGTCAACTCAGGGGGTGTTAAAGGCACGTACTGCTCATgttcaggttcaggctcagacCTGTCTGACGTGTAAAGTAACTATCTTCTGTTTTGGTGTTATACCTCAGCGTTTCTCCAGtgtttgtcatgtttcagaGTGGCGTTGTGGGCAGGAGGCAGTGTAGAATTTCTGTGGTGGAGCCAGGCAGCATGCTGCAAGTTGTTTATATCCAGGCAGACAGAGCGGGCTGTGTGTCTGCTTGAGGCCCTGACATCTCAGCTGTCATTACCCTGTCACTGCTCTAATTAAATGGCTAGCTCGCTGGAGAGAGGTGTTTATAAAGATGCCAGCGACAGAcctgagtacacacacacacacacaagaggcTTACACTTACATGTCTGACACTTTTTTCCTGCCACTGAGGTATGTGTGTTGGCAGTTGCAGTGTTGAATTCCCATATTTCCATCCTAGCTGCAGTGCCACTGGAGAGGTCTCTGCCCTCACTGTGCTGACTCTGTGAAGAGATGTAAAAAGTCTTTTGAGCAATATTAAATTCCCTTAAATACAGTAAGTGTTACCAGGTAACTGACAAGAAATCACTTAGGAGGAACTCTGGATGGCATGATTGGGCCCATTActgttatttaaatgtgtattgtAAATGTGTACCTCTTAGAGTTTAGTTTAAACACAGGTCTATTTAGTGTCTATTATTGTCTGTTTACTTTTTTATGACATAGGTTCAAATCCCACAAACTGTTTGAAAAACCCgagttttatttgtctttttttaataaaactttgATAAGGTTAACAAAATACAATGTGTTGTCTCTTCTCTTTactgtttccacagcaaacagCTATTCTGAGCATCTTGACTTTCTGCATAGAGCTGAGACACCTCAACCTAGGGAGCTGTGTGAGGGTGAGAATGtacacagaaatgcacacatgACAGATCTgaaaaagtgtaaataaaacacaaactgttaacTACACAATTTTCTATGTATCCTTACTGAAGAGCAGCAGGGCCAAAAGAAAGCGGAGACATC is a window encoding:
- the fbxl4 gene encoding F-box/LRR-repeat protein 4 codes for the protein MLTLLSMFYYICLRRRSRSGTRGEALTSRRAVESGQRAVLPVSVEVEQYAKEVLDFSSHYGSENSMSYTMWNLAGVPNVYPSSGDFTQTAVFRAYGTWWEQCVSAPPPFRRTPKGFYSQDYIELGFEEPVYPTAVEVLETYYPGAIVQILACSHNPFSQSPPTDIRWEVLWSGEPTKVLTPQARQFSPNIKHISFPTNLLRLEINSSLLDYYTELDAVILRGVKEKPMLALYKMPVIDISDLSDSEDELSDMGGPFRQGGDRKHQRTGNGYFDKLPYELIQLILSHLTLPDLCRLAQSCKLLHQHCCDPLQYTQLSLQPYWARLSDDSLGHLQSRCTLLQRLNLSWTGNRGAFTLSGFSSFMKACGLSLVCLELSCCHFLNEACLEVISQTCPGLQELNLSSCDRLHPQAFIHISKLTHLRRLVLYRTKIEQTAILSILTFCIELRHLNLGSCVRIEDYDVVASMLAARCHSLRSLDLWRCRNLTDRGLAELVSGCRMLEELDLGWCPTLQSSTGCFQHLARSLPRLQKLFLTANRTVCDSDIEELAASCPSLRLLDILGTRLVSAASLKKLLQSCPHLLLLDVSFCSQIDMRVVQELSGLFPNVAIKKSFTQ